Proteins found in one Anas platyrhynchos isolate ZD024472 breed Pekin duck chromosome 18, IASCAAS_PekinDuck_T2T, whole genome shotgun sequence genomic segment:
- the GOLGA2 gene encoding golgin subfamily A member 2 isoform X11: protein MADGSRQSKLAAAKKKLKEYQQKNSPGATAGAKKKRKTKEGSRPETPTNDERQSPENIHEAEDHKNALDENRSLSSTESLRQLSEQLNGLVSQSTSYVNGESAISSTNIKEMETRYQELAVALDSSNLTNKQLITKIEELKQQNQEAMNQLEKEKKEFEQKFSKEQAALREQLQVHIQTIGILVSEKSELQTALGHTQQAARQKSGEAEDLAARLQSSRQRVSELERTLSSISMQQKQAEKHNKELVKERDNLKLELYKHSKGNEEVKQQNSELSEKLRSLVSENSAMKLDVEDLHKKLEMAELMIQQFSNQSGNLDVNQQLQMALEERASLETQIAQLSESLHQLQTERDQYVEKLKEEGSIWQQRVQQLAEQVHTMAEEKEKHMAQIRELEANVTELLSKSAVKPMDIEPSSPAGPTEAELSLQEEIQRLQQEKEELHGQYQAQVRDNEQLSHLNREQEERLLELEKTVQRYNEESVDRQQILENMQSDKATISRALSQNRELKEQLAELQNGFVKLTNENMEVTSALQSEQHVKKELAKKLGQLQENLGELKETLELKTQEAQALQEQRDQYYSHLQQYTVAYQQLAAEKEELHKQYLLQTQLMDRLQHEEVQGKVTVEMHLKELQQTKESLEAVAKENKELQAQISQLAAELDDKMLHRLEGDGVESEAMTEEIPKPSLVIPEKFESHEEMVAFLMSAMSQVEKEREDMRQQLAAQKQQCRSLLQQIAALRQEQQRNVLSGDSTMDTVPVEVHEALKTAMEKLQSRFTDLMREKADLKERLEELEHRCIQLSGETDTIGEYIALYQSQRAILKQRHQEKEEYISRLAQDKEEMKVKLLELQDLVMRLVRERNEWYSKYVAAAQNPELLASQNESVLPVERRIELNATDGEGLREVNLSDEAEQEAAAFHQSSFSPIDTKAAQPSQDDPTAKQIMQLLREIQNPQERVGSLLENPCIPFFYRADENNEVKIMVV from the exons ATGGCGGAcggcagcaggcagagcaagcTGGCGGCGGCCAAGAAGAAG ctgaAGGAATATCAGCAGAAGAATAGCCCTGGAGCAACTGCGGGAGCCAAGAAAAAACGAAAAACTAAAGAAGGAAGTAGGCCTGAGACTCCCACAAATGATGAGAGACAATCTCCAGAGAAC ATTCATGAAGCTGAGGATCATAAAAATGCTTTGGATGAGAACAG GTCTCTCTCGTCAACAGAAAGTCTCCGCCAGTTGTCTGAACAACTCAATGGCCTGGTTTCTCAG TCTACATCATACGTGAATGGGGAAAGTGCTATTTCTTCCACAAATATTAAGGAAATGGAA ACACGTTACCAGGAGCTGGCAGTAGCCCTAGATTCCAGCAATCTAACTAACAAACAGCTCATTACAAAGATAGAGGAATTG aaaCAACAGAACCAAGAAGCAATGAATCAGCTGGAGAAG gaaaagaaggaatttGAACAGAAGTTTTCTAAAGAGCAAGCAGCACTGCGGGAACAGCTACAG gtTCATATCCAGACTATTGGAATTCTGGTTTCTGAGAAGTCCGAGTTGCAGACAGCCCTTGGACATACTCAACAAGCTGCACGGCAGAAATCAG GAGAAGCTGAAGACCTTGCTGCTCGTTTACAGTCATCTCGCCAGAGGGTATCAGAGCTAGAACGCACTTTGTCCTCCATCTCTATGCAGCAAAAACAGGCAGAGAAG caTAATAAAGAGTTAGTGAAGGAGCGAGACAACCTGAAACTAGAACTGTACAAACACAG CAAGGGCAATGAGGAAGTAAAGCAACAAAACTCGGAACTGTCAGAGAAACTCCGCTCCCTGGTTTCTGAGAACTCAGCTATGAAGTTGGATGTGGAGGACTTGCATAAGAAACTGGAAATGGCTGAGCTGATGATTCAGCAG TTCTCTAATCAGTCAGGGAATCTGGATGTAAACCAGCAATTGCAGATGGCACTGGAGGAGAGGGCAAGCCTGGAAACCCAGATTGCTCAG CTCTCGGAGTCACTTCACCAGCTCCAGACAGAAAGAGATCAGTATGTAGAGAAACTGAAGGAAGAGGGGAGCATTTGGCAGCAGCGAGTACAGCAGCTCGCTGAGCAG GTCCACACAATggcagaggagaaggagaagcatATGGCCCAAATTCGAGAGCTGGAAGCCAATGTTACAGAGCTGTTAAGCAAATCAG CAGTAAAACCCATGGATATTGAGCCTTCCTCACCAGCAGGGCCTACAGAGGCTGAGTTGAGTCTGCAGGAAGAGATCCAgcggctgcagcaggagaaggaggaactgCATGGGCAATACCAGGCCCAGGTCCGGGACAACGAGCAACTGAGCCACCTCaacagggagcaggaggagcggCTGCTGGAGCTCGAGAAGACTGTGCAGCGATACAACGAGGAATCCGTGGACAGACAGCAGATCCTGGAGAACATGCAGAGTGACAAGGCCACAATCAGTAGGGCACTGAGCCAAAATCGGGAGCTGAAGGAACAGCTGGCTGAACTGCAGAACGGGTTTGTCAAACTG ACAAACGAAAACATGGAGGTTACAAGTGCCCTGCAGTCAGAGCAACATGTAAAGAAGGAGTTGGCCAAGAAGCttgggcagctgcaggagaaccTGGGGGAGCTCAAAGAGACA CTGGAACTGAAAACACAGGAGGCTCAGGCTCTGCAGGAACAACGGGACCAATACTACAGCCACTTACAACAGTACACTGTGGCATACCAGCAACTGGCTGCTGAGAAGGAGGAGCTGCACAAACAGTACTTGCTTCAGACACAGCTTATGGATCGGCTGCAGCATGAGGAAGTTCAGGGGAAGGTGACAGTGGAAATGCACCTGAAGGAACTGCAGCAGACCAAG GAAAGTCTGGAAGCAGTAgctaaggaaaacaaagagctaCAGGCTCAGATCAGTCAGTTAGCAGCAGAGCTGGATGACAAGATGTTGCACAGACTAGAAG GAGATGGAGTTGAAAGTGAAGCAATGACTGAAGAAATCCCAAAACCTTCATTAGTGATCCCAGAGAAGTTTGAAAGCCATGAAGAAATG GTTGCTTTCTTGATGTCTGCCATGTCTCAAGTGGAAAAGGAACGAGAAGATAtgaggcagcagctggctgctcagaaacagcagtgCAGAAGCCTCTTGCAGCAAATAGCAGCTCTTCGGCAGGAGCAGCAACGTAACGTGCTGAGTGGAG ATTCCACCATGGATACTGTTCCAGTGGAGGTTCATGAGGCTTTGAAAACTGCCATGGAGAAACTACAG TCCCGTTTCACAGATCTGATGCGTGAGAAAGCTGATCTGAAGGAACGGCTGGAAGAGTTAGAACATCGCTGCATACAGCTGTCTGGGGAAACAGACACCATTG GGGAGTACATTGCATTGTACCAGAGTCAAAGGGCTATCCTCAAGCAGCGGCACCAGGAGAAAGAAGAGTACATCAGCAGGTTGGCTCAAGATAAGGAAGAGATGAAG GTGAAATTACTGGAACTGCAGGATTTAGTGATGCGCCTGGTCAGGGAAAGGAACGAATGGTACAGCAAGTACGTAGCAGCTGCTCAAAACCCAGAGCTGTTAGCAAGCCAGAATGAAAGTGTACTGCCCGTGGAGAGGCGCATCGAACTGAATGCTACCGATGGAGAAG GGTTACGAGAAGTGAATTTATCAGATGAAGCAGAACAAgaggctgctgcttttcatcaGTCCAGTTTCTCCCCTATTGACACTAAAGCTGCTCAGCCAAGCCAAGACGACCCCACAGCAAAGCAAATAATGCAGCTTCTCAGAGAAATCCAGAACCCTCAGGAGAGGGTGGGCTCCTTGCTGGAAAACCCCTGCATTCCATTCTTCTACCGCGCCGATGAGAACAATGAGGTCAAAATCATGGTGGTTTAA
- the GOLGA2 gene encoding golgin subfamily A member 2 isoform X6 — protein MADGSRQSKLAAAKKKLKEYQQKNSPGATAGAKKKRKTKEGSRPETPTNDERQSPENIQNILKVLVSDLNRSNGVAIPSLDKRKAYFDSDVATRNAEQLAADVPVLSNSNSLPSSGSVLPAPGSMQLTQIHEAEDHKNALDENRSLSSTESLRQLSEQLNGLVSQSTSYVNGESAISSTNIKEMEKQQNQEAMNQLEKEKKEFEQKFSKEQAALREQLQVHIQTIGILVSEKSELQTALGHTQQAARQKSGEAEDLAARLQSSRQRVSELERTLSSISMQQKQAEKHNKELVKERDNLKLELYKHSKGNEEVKQQNSELSEKLRSLVSENSAMKLDVEDLHKKLEMAELMIQQFSNQSGNLDVNQQLQMALEERASLETQIAQLSESLHQLQTERDQYVEKLKEEGSIWQQRVQQLAEQVHTMAEEKEKHMAQIRELEANVTELLSKSVKPMDIEPSSPAGPTEAELSLQEEIQRLQQEKEELHGQYQAQVRDNEQLSHLNREQEERLLELEKTVQRYNEESVDRQQILENMQSDKATISRALSQNRELKEQLAELQNGFVKLTNENMEVTSALQSEQHVKKELAKKLGQLQENLGELKETLELKTQEAQALQEQRDQYYSHLQQYTVAYQQLAAEKEELHKQYLLQTQLMDRLQHEEVQGKVTVEMHLKELQQTKESLEAVAKENKELQAQISQLAAELDDKMLHRLEGDGVESEAMTEEIPKPSLVIPEKFESHEEMVAFLMSAMSQVEKEREDMRQQLAAQKQQCRSLLQQIAALRQEQQRNVLSGDSTMDTVPVEVHEALKTAMEKLQSRFTDLMREKADLKERLEELEHRCIQLSGETDTIGEYIALYQSQRAILKQRHQEKEEYISRLAQDKEEMKVKLLELQDLVMRLVRERNEWYSKYVAAAQNPELLASQNESVLPVERRIELNATDGEGLREVNLSDEAEQEAAAFHQSSFSPIDTKAAQPSQDDPTAKQIMQLLREIQNPQERVGSLLENPCIPFFYRADENNEVKIMVV, from the exons ATGGCGGAcggcagcaggcagagcaagcTGGCGGCGGCCAAGAAGAAG ctgaAGGAATATCAGCAGAAGAATAGCCCTGGAGCAACTGCGGGAGCCAAGAAAAAACGAAAAACTAAAGAAGGAAGTAGGCCTGAGACTCCCACAAATGATGAGAGACAATCTCCAGAGAAC ATTCAGAACATTCTGAAGGTGCTGGTGTCAGACCTTAACCGCTCCAATGGGGTAGCCATACCCTCATTGGACAAGAGGAAG GCGTACTTTGACAGTGATGTTGCCACTCGTAACGCTGAACAGCTTGCTGCCGATGTCCCTGTGCTATCTAACAGCAACAGTCTACCTAGTTCTGGTTCTGTTCTGCCTGCTCCCGGGAGCATGCAGCTGACACAG ATTCATGAAGCTGAGGATCATAAAAATGCTTTGGATGAGAACAG GTCTCTCTCGTCAACAGAAAGTCTCCGCCAGTTGTCTGAACAACTCAATGGCCTGGTTTCTCAG TCTACATCATACGTGAATGGGGAAAGTGCTATTTCTTCCACAAATATTAAGGAAATGGAA aaaCAACAGAACCAAGAAGCAATGAATCAGCTGGAGAAG gaaaagaaggaatttGAACAGAAGTTTTCTAAAGAGCAAGCAGCACTGCGGGAACAGCTACAG gtTCATATCCAGACTATTGGAATTCTGGTTTCTGAGAAGTCCGAGTTGCAGACAGCCCTTGGACATACTCAACAAGCTGCACGGCAGAAATCAG GAGAAGCTGAAGACCTTGCTGCTCGTTTACAGTCATCTCGCCAGAGGGTATCAGAGCTAGAACGCACTTTGTCCTCCATCTCTATGCAGCAAAAACAGGCAGAGAAG caTAATAAAGAGTTAGTGAAGGAGCGAGACAACCTGAAACTAGAACTGTACAAACACAG CAAGGGCAATGAGGAAGTAAAGCAACAAAACTCGGAACTGTCAGAGAAACTCCGCTCCCTGGTTTCTGAGAACTCAGCTATGAAGTTGGATGTGGAGGACTTGCATAAGAAACTGGAAATGGCTGAGCTGATGATTCAGCAG TTCTCTAATCAGTCAGGGAATCTGGATGTAAACCAGCAATTGCAGATGGCACTGGAGGAGAGGGCAAGCCTGGAAACCCAGATTGCTCAG CTCTCGGAGTCACTTCACCAGCTCCAGACAGAAAGAGATCAGTATGTAGAGAAACTGAAGGAAGAGGGGAGCATTTGGCAGCAGCGAGTACAGCAGCTCGCTGAGCAG GTCCACACAATggcagaggagaaggagaagcatATGGCCCAAATTCGAGAGCTGGAAGCCAATGTTACAGAGCTGTTAAGCAAATCAG TAAAACCCATGGATATTGAGCCTTCCTCACCAGCAGGGCCTACAGAGGCTGAGTTGAGTCTGCAGGAAGAGATCCAgcggctgcagcaggagaaggaggaactgCATGGGCAATACCAGGCCCAGGTCCGGGACAACGAGCAACTGAGCCACCTCaacagggagcaggaggagcggCTGCTGGAGCTCGAGAAGACTGTGCAGCGATACAACGAGGAATCCGTGGACAGACAGCAGATCCTGGAGAACATGCAGAGTGACAAGGCCACAATCAGTAGGGCACTGAGCCAAAATCGGGAGCTGAAGGAACAGCTGGCTGAACTGCAGAACGGGTTTGTCAAACTG ACAAACGAAAACATGGAGGTTACAAGTGCCCTGCAGTCAGAGCAACATGTAAAGAAGGAGTTGGCCAAGAAGCttgggcagctgcaggagaaccTGGGGGAGCTCAAAGAGACA CTGGAACTGAAAACACAGGAGGCTCAGGCTCTGCAGGAACAACGGGACCAATACTACAGCCACTTACAACAGTACACTGTGGCATACCAGCAACTGGCTGCTGAGAAGGAGGAGCTGCACAAACAGTACTTGCTTCAGACACAGCTTATGGATCGGCTGCAGCATGAGGAAGTTCAGGGGAAGGTGACAGTGGAAATGCACCTGAAGGAACTGCAGCAGACCAAG GAAAGTCTGGAAGCAGTAgctaaggaaaacaaagagctaCAGGCTCAGATCAGTCAGTTAGCAGCAGAGCTGGATGACAAGATGTTGCACAGACTAGAAG GAGATGGAGTTGAAAGTGAAGCAATGACTGAAGAAATCCCAAAACCTTCATTAGTGATCCCAGAGAAGTTTGAAAGCCATGAAGAAATG GTTGCTTTCTTGATGTCTGCCATGTCTCAAGTGGAAAAGGAACGAGAAGATAtgaggcagcagctggctgctcagaaacagcagtgCAGAAGCCTCTTGCAGCAAATAGCAGCTCTTCGGCAGGAGCAGCAACGTAACGTGCTGAGTGGAG ATTCCACCATGGATACTGTTCCAGTGGAGGTTCATGAGGCTTTGAAAACTGCCATGGAGAAACTACAG TCCCGTTTCACAGATCTGATGCGTGAGAAAGCTGATCTGAAGGAACGGCTGGAAGAGTTAGAACATCGCTGCATACAGCTGTCTGGGGAAACAGACACCATTG GGGAGTACATTGCATTGTACCAGAGTCAAAGGGCTATCCTCAAGCAGCGGCACCAGGAGAAAGAAGAGTACATCAGCAGGTTGGCTCAAGATAAGGAAGAGATGAAG GTGAAATTACTGGAACTGCAGGATTTAGTGATGCGCCTGGTCAGGGAAAGGAACGAATGGTACAGCAAGTACGTAGCAGCTGCTCAAAACCCAGAGCTGTTAGCAAGCCAGAATGAAAGTGTACTGCCCGTGGAGAGGCGCATCGAACTGAATGCTACCGATGGAGAAG GGTTACGAGAAGTGAATTTATCAGATGAAGCAGAACAAgaggctgctgcttttcatcaGTCCAGTTTCTCCCCTATTGACACTAAAGCTGCTCAGCCAAGCCAAGACGACCCCACAGCAAAGCAAATAATGCAGCTTCTCAGAGAAATCCAGAACCCTCAGGAGAGGGTGGGCTCCTTGCTGGAAAACCCCTGCATTCCATTCTTCTACCGCGCCGATGAGAACAATGAGGTCAAAATCATGGTGGTTTAA
- the GOLGA2 gene encoding golgin subfamily A member 2 isoform X7 yields MADGSRQSKLAAAKKKLKEYQQKNSPGATAGAKKKRKTKEGSRPETPTNDERQSPENIQNILKVLVSDLNRSNGVAIPSLDKRKIHEAEDHKNALDENRSLSSTESLRQLSEQLNGLVSQSTSYVNGESAISSTNIKEMETRYQELAVALDSSNLTNKQLITKIEELKQQNQEAMNQLEKEKKEFEQKFSKEQAALREQLQVHIQTIGILVSEKSELQTALGHTQQAARQKSGEAEDLAARLQSSRQRVSELERTLSSISMQQKQAEKHNKELVKERDNLKLELYKHSKGNEEVKQQNSELSEKLRSLVSENSAMKLDVEDLHKKLEMAELMIQQFSNQSGNLDVNQQLQMALEERASLETQIAQLSESLHQLQTERDQYVEKLKEEGSIWQQRVQQLAEQVHTMAEEKEKHMAQIRELEANVTELLSKSAVKPMDIEPSSPAGPTEAELSLQEEIQRLQQEKEELHGQYQAQVRDNEQLSHLNREQEERLLELEKTVQRYNEESVDRQQILENMQSDKATISRALSQNRELKEQLAELQNGFVKLTNENMEVTSALQSEQHVKKELAKKLGQLQENLGELKETLELKTQEAQALQEQRDQYYSHLQQYTVAYQQLAAEKEELHKQYLLQTQLMDRLQHEEVQGKVTVEMHLKELQQTKESLEAVAKENKELQAQISQLAAELDDKMLHRLEGDGVESEAMTEEIPKPSLVIPEKFESHEEMVAFLMSAMSQVEKEREDMRQQLAAQKQQCRSLLQQIAALRQEQQRNVLSGDSTMDTVPVEVHEALKTAMEKLQSRFTDLMREKADLKERLEELEHRCIQLSGETDTIGEYIALYQSQRAILKQRHQEKEEYISRLAQDKEEMKVKLLELQDLVMRLVRERNEWYSKYVAAAQNPELLASQNESVLPVERRIELNATDGEGLREVNLSDEAEQEAAAFHQSSFSPIDTKAAQPSQDDPTAKQIMQLLREIQNPQERVGSLLENPCIPFFYRADENNEVKIMVV; encoded by the exons ATGGCGGAcggcagcaggcagagcaagcTGGCGGCGGCCAAGAAGAAG ctgaAGGAATATCAGCAGAAGAATAGCCCTGGAGCAACTGCGGGAGCCAAGAAAAAACGAAAAACTAAAGAAGGAAGTAGGCCTGAGACTCCCACAAATGATGAGAGACAATCTCCAGAGAAC ATTCAGAACATTCTGAAGGTGCTGGTGTCAGACCTTAACCGCTCCAATGGGGTAGCCATACCCTCATTGGACAAGAGGAAG ATTCATGAAGCTGAGGATCATAAAAATGCTTTGGATGAGAACAG GTCTCTCTCGTCAACAGAAAGTCTCCGCCAGTTGTCTGAACAACTCAATGGCCTGGTTTCTCAG TCTACATCATACGTGAATGGGGAAAGTGCTATTTCTTCCACAAATATTAAGGAAATGGAA ACACGTTACCAGGAGCTGGCAGTAGCCCTAGATTCCAGCAATCTAACTAACAAACAGCTCATTACAAAGATAGAGGAATTG aaaCAACAGAACCAAGAAGCAATGAATCAGCTGGAGAAG gaaaagaaggaatttGAACAGAAGTTTTCTAAAGAGCAAGCAGCACTGCGGGAACAGCTACAG gtTCATATCCAGACTATTGGAATTCTGGTTTCTGAGAAGTCCGAGTTGCAGACAGCCCTTGGACATACTCAACAAGCTGCACGGCAGAAATCAG GAGAAGCTGAAGACCTTGCTGCTCGTTTACAGTCATCTCGCCAGAGGGTATCAGAGCTAGAACGCACTTTGTCCTCCATCTCTATGCAGCAAAAACAGGCAGAGAAG caTAATAAAGAGTTAGTGAAGGAGCGAGACAACCTGAAACTAGAACTGTACAAACACAG CAAGGGCAATGAGGAAGTAAAGCAACAAAACTCGGAACTGTCAGAGAAACTCCGCTCCCTGGTTTCTGAGAACTCAGCTATGAAGTTGGATGTGGAGGACTTGCATAAGAAACTGGAAATGGCTGAGCTGATGATTCAGCAG TTCTCTAATCAGTCAGGGAATCTGGATGTAAACCAGCAATTGCAGATGGCACTGGAGGAGAGGGCAAGCCTGGAAACCCAGATTGCTCAG CTCTCGGAGTCACTTCACCAGCTCCAGACAGAAAGAGATCAGTATGTAGAGAAACTGAAGGAAGAGGGGAGCATTTGGCAGCAGCGAGTACAGCAGCTCGCTGAGCAG GTCCACACAATggcagaggagaaggagaagcatATGGCCCAAATTCGAGAGCTGGAAGCCAATGTTACAGAGCTGTTAAGCAAATCAG CAGTAAAACCCATGGATATTGAGCCTTCCTCACCAGCAGGGCCTACAGAGGCTGAGTTGAGTCTGCAGGAAGAGATCCAgcggctgcagcaggagaaggaggaactgCATGGGCAATACCAGGCCCAGGTCCGGGACAACGAGCAACTGAGCCACCTCaacagggagcaggaggagcggCTGCTGGAGCTCGAGAAGACTGTGCAGCGATACAACGAGGAATCCGTGGACAGACAGCAGATCCTGGAGAACATGCAGAGTGACAAGGCCACAATCAGTAGGGCACTGAGCCAAAATCGGGAGCTGAAGGAACAGCTGGCTGAACTGCAGAACGGGTTTGTCAAACTG ACAAACGAAAACATGGAGGTTACAAGTGCCCTGCAGTCAGAGCAACATGTAAAGAAGGAGTTGGCCAAGAAGCttgggcagctgcaggagaaccTGGGGGAGCTCAAAGAGACA CTGGAACTGAAAACACAGGAGGCTCAGGCTCTGCAGGAACAACGGGACCAATACTACAGCCACTTACAACAGTACACTGTGGCATACCAGCAACTGGCTGCTGAGAAGGAGGAGCTGCACAAACAGTACTTGCTTCAGACACAGCTTATGGATCGGCTGCAGCATGAGGAAGTTCAGGGGAAGGTGACAGTGGAAATGCACCTGAAGGAACTGCAGCAGACCAAG GAAAGTCTGGAAGCAGTAgctaaggaaaacaaagagctaCAGGCTCAGATCAGTCAGTTAGCAGCAGAGCTGGATGACAAGATGTTGCACAGACTAGAAG GAGATGGAGTTGAAAGTGAAGCAATGACTGAAGAAATCCCAAAACCTTCATTAGTGATCCCAGAGAAGTTTGAAAGCCATGAAGAAATG GTTGCTTTCTTGATGTCTGCCATGTCTCAAGTGGAAAAGGAACGAGAAGATAtgaggcagcagctggctgctcagaaacagcagtgCAGAAGCCTCTTGCAGCAAATAGCAGCTCTTCGGCAGGAGCAGCAACGTAACGTGCTGAGTGGAG ATTCCACCATGGATACTGTTCCAGTGGAGGTTCATGAGGCTTTGAAAACTGCCATGGAGAAACTACAG TCCCGTTTCACAGATCTGATGCGTGAGAAAGCTGATCTGAAGGAACGGCTGGAAGAGTTAGAACATCGCTGCATACAGCTGTCTGGGGAAACAGACACCATTG GGGAGTACATTGCATTGTACCAGAGTCAAAGGGCTATCCTCAAGCAGCGGCACCAGGAGAAAGAAGAGTACATCAGCAGGTTGGCTCAAGATAAGGAAGAGATGAAG GTGAAATTACTGGAACTGCAGGATTTAGTGATGCGCCTGGTCAGGGAAAGGAACGAATGGTACAGCAAGTACGTAGCAGCTGCTCAAAACCCAGAGCTGTTAGCAAGCCAGAATGAAAGTGTACTGCCCGTGGAGAGGCGCATCGAACTGAATGCTACCGATGGAGAAG GGTTACGAGAAGTGAATTTATCAGATGAAGCAGAACAAgaggctgctgcttttcatcaGTCCAGTTTCTCCCCTATTGACACTAAAGCTGCTCAGCCAAGCCAAGACGACCCCACAGCAAAGCAAATAATGCAGCTTCTCAGAGAAATCCAGAACCCTCAGGAGAGGGTGGGCTCCTTGCTGGAAAACCCCTGCATTCCATTCTTCTACCGCGCCGATGAGAACAATGAGGTCAAAATCATGGTGGTTTAA